Below is a window of Humulus lupulus chromosome 2, drHumLupu1.1, whole genome shotgun sequence DNA.
caaaatgatattttgcaaaaatacaggataccaaatgagtaaatgtcattaatataattattatatatgtagttttatattaaatattaataaaataatgatattttatgattattaaatttatattaatataattaataaatatctatttttagctaattttaaatgtatattttgttaaatattttgCACTAAAATTAACCATAcaaatgttaaaataaaaaaaatttgttatctacacattttgtATATAGAAGAggtaaaaaaactaaaaaatggtGAAAAAGTGAATAAAGAATAAGATAATAGAAAGGGTGAGATCtacaatatatattattgttatgaATATGATATTTCTAAAAGATAAATGAAAGACGGTTCTAGTAAAAGGAGAAAAAATAGAAATTAGTAAAATAGTGAAGAAAGAAGAAGGTAATAATAGAAAGTGTGAGATTtagaaatttatataatatttttatgtggCGGTGTAAAAGACACATAAATTATGTAGTAAACAacttaaaaagaaaacaaaaataaaaaatatataaaataagcaggtgAACTTCCTATCCATTTTTCTCTAATAGATATAGATGTGTATTTTATGTCACATGTTATTACTCATATTTTTCTACAACTACCAAGAATAAGAGTTTACCAACAAAAAAAAGATTACTTCATTGGGCAGAACAGAACTTGCTGAAGCCAACTTGTAATCCAATAATGCTTAACGACGCGTggtagccaaaaaaaaaaaaaacaaagttcacGACGCTTTTAATGACCAAAATAACCTTGTATTTATTGCCCTTTCGGATATTCAATTCTTGTTCAATGGAAAAGGGTAATGTAGTAATATCACTTCAAAGCCCGACACCACGAAAGAAATATGACCGTTGGAAGAGATCTACAAAACAAAACGTTTCAAACCAATAAATACTTTCTACTTTCTTCGAATCAGATACCAAAAGTAACAGTCTTCACATTACTAAACCTTTCCATATGAGAaacactctttctctctcatttttcttccTCTAACAATCTAAGAAACccaaaaaggaaagaagaagaagaagaaagcagAGGAAAAGGTGGAAGTTTTGGTGTAGTTCATTTCGTTAATGGCGAAGCGTGGCGCTGAGGAAATCACCAACGAAGCGGTACAAGAAAAAGAGGCTCACCCGTATGCGTTTCATGTGTCTGGACCTCGAAATGTGTCTTCTCTTAATTGGAGAGAGCTTATAAATTCTAGTTGGTCGGTACCCATTTCTTCACTCTCTTTGATTGTTATATATCAATGGAGTTTTTATGTTGGATTTGATTATTTCTTGAATGTTATGTGAGTTTGGTTGATTTGGTATATGATAGAATATTTGAATTGTGGCTAGAATGTTTTGTTTACAATAATAATGAAGCTTTTAATTTTTCTAGGCAGATTTCGGAGTAGGTTTCTAATTCGAGTCTTTTATTATAAACTTATTGGGAAGTGTTGAAATCAGAAAAAGTTCATAGATTTTTCAGTCGAGTTGGGTTTGTTTCCTAGAGGAAAGTTTCTAAAGAGAAGCTCGAGGACTGTAAGATCCAAAATTGTAAATTATATATGGCATGAAAGGAGAATTTGATAGTTTAATAGATGTTATACTAAATTTTAGGTATTTGAAAACTACTCTATGTAGAGTAAGATTAAGCATACCGCTTTTGATCGTGGTTAATCTATCATGCAACTTTGATCTGAATAACTCGATTAATAAATCATGTCATTCAGATTTCAAAGAACTTTCCTTTTTAAGTTGTTATATATGTTGAGCGGAGAGCCCATCATGGAAGTTAATTTAGTGATTGTTCTGTGTCCAAATTCATAACTTACCTTTCTTGCAATTTCACTTGGAACTTtccttttttgtttgtttgtgaaTATTGACCAAGTCCAGTTATCAGTTAGTGTTGAATTGCTAGGAAAATTTAGTACTGTGATTGCTATTATTAAGCTGGATACGATTGGTTTGATCAGGGTTCCTTTTTGgtaattttttatgtattattgaTTTTGTTTGTTTGGCTGTCTTCTTTCACaaaaaattgtatatatatatatgtgtgtatagaAAGTAAGGTAACTTGAAAATCAAAAccattattaatttaaatgtagTTAAGACATAAGATTTCCTCCTAGATCTCGTCTCATTTTGAATATATTTTGTTTCTCAAATTATTAGTTTTATTGTTAGTTGACTAGTTATGTTGTGTTTGGAAATTACTTCGCTTATTTAAGGGAAAAAATAGGATAAATTTGTGTATCCCAATTGATAAATGAAcgtcttctttatgttttctcaGGAAGGATGGAAACTACAAAAGAACAGTAATTGCTTGTTTTATACAGGCAGTTTATCTGCTTGAACTTGACAGACAAGAGAACAGAAGTGAAGAAAATGCTCTAGCCCCAAAATGGTGGATACCCTTTAAATACAAGCTAGTTCAGACCTTGGTTGATGAAAGAGATGGATCGATTTTCGGAGCAATACTAGAATGGGATAGGTCTGCTGCCCTTTCTGAGTTAATCCTCATCAGACCGAGTGGTGCACCAAGAGCTGTATTAGCACTCAGAGGAACACTCCTGAAGAGCTTAACATTCCGAAGAGACATTGAAGATGATCTccggtttttggcttgggaaagcttgaaaggctcaatcagATTCAAAGTGGCTTTGGAGGCATTGAAATCAGTGGCTGAAAAGTATGGAAGTAGTAATGTGTGTGTTGCAGGCCACTCTCTAGGGGCTGGTTTTGCTCTCCAAGTGGGAAAAACATTAGCCAAAGAAGGAATATATGTAGACACCCATTTGTTCAATCCACCTTCTGTTTCACTTGCCATGAGCTTAAGAAACATTGGAGAAAAAGCCGGTTTTGTTTGGAAGAGATTCAAGTCAATGCTTCCTTCTTCAATCAGTGAGACTCAAGTCAACAGTGAAGAGGGAGAAACAAGTAATAATAATAGTTGGAAATGGGTGTCAAATTTGTATGGTTTGAAGAACCCGGGCCTGGCTTTGGGGAAATGGGTACCTCATTTGTATGTAAATAACAGTGACTACATTTGTTGCTCTTATACTGACCCTGATGGAACAACAGAAGAGGAAAACAAGAGCAACATTGATAAAGAGAATTTGAGGCCTAGAACCGGGCAAATGGCGGCTAAGCTGTTTGTGATGTCGAAGGGAAACCAGAAGTTTCTTGAAGCACATGGGTTGGAGCAATGGTGGTCTGATGACTTAGAACTTAATTTGGCTCTTCACAACAGTAAACTCATAAGCAGGCAGCTGAAATCCTTGTATAGTCTTCCAAATCCAGCTCCACAAACAAACACAGGGAAGCCCTCGCCTAACAATAAATAAGAAGGTTTGGCTGTTCTTACAATTGTTAAAAATAACTCATTTTCTCCTCTCTGTGTCTTGTGTCTATTGTGTGTCTGCAAttgttttactttattttttttattattattttatctttCTCTGTTAACGATGTTTACCTTTCATCATCTTGATAATGAATATATACAGTAGATACTTTGCTTAAACTTTATATTGTCGGTAAATACTCAATGTGGAGACTTCACACCATTTACCATAGCGTTTTGCACTCATTTAAGAGTTTTTTTTGCAACAAAACACTTGTCACATCAAGCCTTTTGTGGTGATTGCactaaacaaaatcaaaattcTCTAAAGTTTTCCATGGGTATTGTGAGGGCATCTCCAACCCATAATACTATATATGGTGTTGCACCAACACCAAAATTAAAGAATCTTAGCACCATATATTGTGAGGGTATCTCCAACCCATAACACTATATATGGTGTTGCACCAACACCAAAACTAAGGAAATCTTAGTACCATATATTTTTTTCCATTCCAACCATAAAACCAAAATTACACCaaaaactttattctttattattatattattttttaataaaatagaatatttttttattattatattctttaattaatccaTTAAGTAAAAATGTTATTATTAACTACATAAAACTTAtatcataaatattaaaacttgacaaattataataataaattacattttcctatttaaatattatactactaaaataaaatacattcaatTAACTCTAAAACATAACACACCCatgaaatattaaataaattaaactaaTTTTTCGAGTTAGTATATTCGTGTCCCACAAGTGTTCAATTAATGCATTTCGAAGTTCAATGTGAGCATCCCTTATCTTTGATTTCGAAGTTCAATGTGAGCCAGAAATTCTTGAAACCGAGCATCGTCATTACCCACCATCTCACCTTCTGGATTTCGAGTCGTTCTTCAATTGGTGCATTAACGTCACGTTCATCTTCTATTATCATATTATGCATAATAATACGTGAAGTCATTATATCATGTAATATCATCTTGTTCCATAGACGCGCTGATCCTGCCACAATGGCAAATTTTGATTGCAATACTCCAAACACACGTTCTACATCTTTTCTACATGCTTCTTGTTTTCGAGCAGATAATTGTTTCTTCGGGCCAAGTGGCTCACGAATGGTTTGAACAATAGCAGACCATTTTGGATATATACCGTCGCTCTTTCcctttaatgacataattagcGGGTGGAGCAATACTCACAGCAAGAACAACAAAAAGATGGTTAGATCCAAGTAGACCAAAATATGCATGTCATATCCAAAGATCATAGTCAGCTACAGCTTCAAGAATAATAGTCAGAGATCCACTGCGACCGACGTATTATCCTCCCCAAGCCATAGGGCAATTAAACTACCCAACATTCCTAGAAAACCTCGACGTTCACCAATGTGTAGTAGCCTTGCAACATAATCAGCGTTAGGTGATCGAAGATAGCGCGTTCCAAAGACCTCGATAACAGCATGACAAAATCGTTTCAAACTTTCCAAAGCAGTAGATTCTCCTATTTTGATATACTCGTTGGTAGCATCTGCCGATACACCATACGCCAACATTCGAAATACATCATAAATATGAAGGAATAAAGCGCGTCCCATTTGGAATCTTCGACGCAACATCGAGGCAGAAAATCGAGGGTTCCCTGCAAAATAGTCGTTGAAGAGATTGTGATCAACATTTTCTCAGTCACGGTTGACTACTATATGACCATGAATTGTTGTTAACAGTAATTTTTGTGTGACCCTTCGTTATTTTGGTGTTGAGCGATGTAAAAATTGCTGTTAACAGTAATTTGCTTTTCTAGATCATCATAATAATCATCatctgaagaagaagagaagaggacgaTGCCAAATAAGATGAACTACCATAATGAGAATTCATCTATAACCAACCATGttgatttgtttgtgttgttggtCTACATGAAGCCCATGTCTTATAGTGTAGATACACAtagcattgtattgtcacatcgtattttgtcttcatatttcaaattattttgtcttaagaaaagatATACGTAGCATCGTATTTTATCTTCAGATTTCAAATTACTGAAGATAAGAAAAGATACCCGTAACATTATATTGTCACATCGTATTTTGtcttcaaatttcaaattattgaAGATAAGAAAAAATACATGTAGTATTGTATTGTCACATCGTATTTTGTCTTCagattttaaattattttgtcTTTTATTCTTTTCCCAAATTATTAAAGATAAGAAATCTAACTTTTACATCCCTATATAATGGCATATTTTTCACATAAGATGACCACACATCTTCAACATAGTTCTAAACCAACTTCTTTCTCTTTCAAAATGACTTCAATTCGAACTTCTTCATACTCAATTGAAGAAGATGTGCGCACTTGTGTCATGTGTATCTTGGCATTTCTCAAAATCCAATCATAGGAATTAACCAATCCAAAGATCAGttgtgggcaagagttgaattAGCGTATCACTCTGAACAGTTTAGTAGTCAACCTCGACCGAGAAGATCTTTGCAAACTCGAATGACGATCATTTTTGCGGCAGTTTCAAAATTAAGGGGATCGCGTTAaccaaattgaaaataaaaatcttAGTGGTGCTTCGTAAGAAGATATTGTGAGTATATATTGTTATAGTTTATTTTTAGTTAGGAacttgtttttaaattttattgacaacatttatttattattcaacAGTTAAATCAAGCGAAGATGCTATTAGTACAAGATCTAAAGTATAGAAGATGGCTCAAATTTGATCACGTGTGGTCCATTCTTAAAGATTGTGAGAAATTTACAAATGACAACACCAATTCACCAACTAGATTCCAACAACAAGGTCGTAATTTCAATTCCCCCCATTCTTGTTCTCATGGTTTCGAATCTCCGACATCGGCACCCAGCGGTATGAGTTCATTTGATCTTAATATGAATGATGAGGAAGTTCCTATTAATTTATCTGAAAGACCTATCGGTGTGAAAAAagcaaaagaaaaacaaaaaagtgATGAACAATTTAAGAAATTAATGGATCAAAGTCAAAAACTTGTTAACATTATAGAAAATGACAACTTTGAAAGAAATGAACTTCTGAGACAAAGGTTGATGTGGCTAGAATGAGAGAAgagaataaaattatatttacggATTTAAATTTTACATCTGATCCAGAGTTTCGCCAATTTATTCAAAGTGAAAAGAGAAAAAATTACAGATCAAGAGCACAAACATCCGGACATGGAGAACAAGGAGACTGATCTCAAAATCAGGGATCTTAATATCGAGCATCTCTGTTCCAAGGATATCAATATGAATAAGAACAAGGAGAAGGACTTGAAGATGAACATCAACGATCTCAAAATCATTCACAAGATTATAGTTAATATTATGACTATCTTGGTGGAACTAgggataatttttaaaattattagaaGTATGTCTTAGTTTGTCTTGTGTTCTATATTAGTTTGTCTTGTGTTCTATATTACACAATAATTTTAAAAACTATTCCCAGTTCTGCCAAGATAGTCATAATATTGACTATAATCTTGTGAATGATTTTGAGATCGTTGATGTTCATCTTCAGCTACTTCTCCTTGTTCCTCTTCATATTGAGATCCTTGGAACTGAGATGCTAGATATTGAGAACCCTAATATTGAGATATTTCTCTTTGTTCTCCATGTCCGGATGTTTGTGCTCTTGACCTGTATTTTCTCGTTCGCTTTGAATAAATTGGCGAAACTCTAAATCGGATATGGAATTCAAAtctgtaaataaaattttattctcTTCTCTCATTCTAGCCACATCAACCTTTTGTCTAAGATCAAAGTTACTCTTTTCTACAATGTTAACAAGTTTTTTACTTTGAtccattaatttattaaattgttCATCacttttttgttttccttttgctATTTTCACACGGATGGGTCTTTCAGATAAATTAATAGGAACTTCCTCATCATTCATATTAAGATCAAATGAACTCATACCAATGTCGGTGATTCGAAGCCAGGAGAACAAGATTGGGGGAATTAAAATTACGACATTGTTGTTGGAATATAGCTGGTGAATTGGTGTTGTCATTTGTAAATTTCTCACAATCTTTAAGAATGGACCACACATGATCAAATTTGAACCTTCTTCTATACTTTGAATCTTGTGCTAATAGCATCTTCGCTTGATTCAACTgttgaataataaataaatgttgtaaataaaatttaaaaacaagtTACTAACCAAGAACAAACTATAACAAATATACTCACAATATCTTCTTACGAAGCATCACTtggatttttattttcaatttggtTAACACATCCCCTTAATTTTGAAACTGTCGCAAGAATGGTCGTCATTGAGTGTGCAAAGATCTTCTCGGTCGAGGTTGACTATTAAATTGTTCAGAGTGATACgctgattcaactcttgcccacaaCTGATTTTTGGATTGGTTAATTTCTATAATTGGATTTTGAGAAATGTCAAAATACACATGACACAAGTGCACATCACATCTTCTTCAATTGAGTATGAAGAAGTTCGAATTGAAGTCACTTTGAAAGAGAAATTAGTTGGTTTAGAAATATGTTGAAAATGTGTGGTCATCTTATGTGAAAAATATGTCATTATATAGGGATGTAAAAGTTAGATTTTATATCTTCAataatttggaaaaatagtagaaaacaaaataatttaaaatctGAAGACAGAATacgatgtgacaatacaatgctaTGGGTATCTTTTCTTATCTTCAATAATTTGAAGACAAAACacgatgtgacaatacaatgctacgagtatcttttcttaagacaaaataatttgaaatctgaagacaaaatacgatgtgacaatacaatgctatgggtatattttcttaagataaaatacgatgtgacaatacaatgctatgtgtatcttttcttaagacaaaataaaatgtgacaaTACAATGTTACGGGTGTAGTGGACAAAAATTGTTTACAATTAAAGCTCATCTAATCAGCCAGACTAGCTTGCTAAGCCCAATAAGCAAGCAAGGCTCAAAACCTATGTTAATGGGCTTGGCCATCCAAAACGAGCTAGCTGGTACCCAGACCCGAGTCCAGGTGCATTCAGTCAGTCAGGGACATTGAAGTAGTCAAAATGCACACCCCTCCTCTCATAAAAATCGGAGGGAACCACTAAGAACGAGTCGAATGGGTGAGATAGACGAAGGGAGAACGGAAAGAAGAAAACGACTATAAAGAAGACCCTCAGGGGTTGAGAAGGGGGGATCGAACAATCACTTGACTCTCTTTTTACTTTCTTATTGAAACGAGGTTATTCTCTCTCTGGACAATCCAGTCAAGCAGGTCCAATTAGGCAGTCTGATCTGACCTCACCAGACTTGACCCAGCCGTTCAGTCCCGCCGTCATCACCATCGTCACTCAAACCATTCCATTACTCATCCATCCGTTACTACTTCATTATTTACATCTTAGTTTTATTGCTTTCAATCATCTTTCGTTACAGCCCGACtaacttgagcgtcggagtccctttggctgacacctcaccagtgctcccaattgaactatcgtctctctctttgttcttgataGGTTGCTGGTGCTCGTCTAATcaaatcaattgtaggaaatcacatctACAATTTGGACAACATCGACTGAAGATGTGATTTCCCAATTGATTTCAAATGGACTCGAACTAGCCAAAGACATGGGAGTCAAAAGGATCGTGGTCTTCAGTGATTCTCAATTGGTAGTCAACCAAATATGCAAGGTAGCTACCAGGCCCGGGATAACAAGATGACAGCCTACCTCAACAAGACTAAAGAGTTGTAGCCGGTCTTCGACGAGTTCACTATCAACTAAGTACCAAGAGGGGAGAACAGTTATGCGGATGGCCAGCTGTACCTGTAGTTTATCTCCAATGGCCAGCTATTtggaaagatgaagaagagcaagttagtgacatctccaacaaccgaacatggatgactccaatagtcAAGTACTTGGAGCAGGACATACTTCCTGAAGATAGGAACGAAGCACATCGGGACAGGGCTCAAGCAGCCCGCTTCACTATTATACGAGGTAAACTCTATAAACGTTCATTTTCTGGTCCatatttgaaatgcattaacCCTGCAGAGGCCAAATACGTACTGGCTGAGTTGCATgaaggagagtgcggcaaccactccGGGGGACGAAGCTTGGCGCACCGCGCCCTAACACAAGGCTACTACTGGCCAACTATGAGAGCCGACTCCCCCGACTATGTAAGACGATGCGAAAAATGCCAACGGTTCGCTCAAATATCCCACCAACCTTTAGAGCGTCTTATCTCAATCACATCCCCTTTGGTCATTCATGAAATGGGGGATGGACATAGTTGGCAAGCTTCCAACCGCACCAGGACAGAAGGTGTACATGCTTGCAGTAACTGAATACTTCAGCAAGTGGATCGAAGCGGACTCGTTCCACCAAGTCAAAGACAAAGAAGTAAAAGGCTTCATTTGGAATAATGTAATCTGCAGGTATGGAGTACCGAAAGAGATCGTAACAGACAATGGCTCTCAATTCATCAGTTTTGACTTCCAAGACTTCTACAAATTCTGGAATATCAAGCTCAGCTTCTCCATGCCAAgatatccccaagcaaatggacaagcagagtcatccaacaagactatcatgaacaacatcaagaagcgccttgaaaaagctaagggaagatgGGCTGACGAGTTGCCAGGAGTCCTTTGGTCCTACCGAACCACAACAAGGACTTCGACGGGAGAGACACCTTTCTCGTTAGCCTACGGGATGGAGGCAGTCATCCCTACCGAGAGTGATGTTCTGACAGTCAGATATGAGCTGACGACAGACGAAGTAAATTGGGAAAACATGTGCCATGAACTCGACACCATCGACAAAAGAAGGGACAAAGCACTCTTAAGAATCTCAGCCTATCAACGAAGCATAGCCAGACATTACAACAAGAACATCCGCACTCGGACATTCAAAATAGGAGATTGGGTACTACGAAGAGTGTTCCAGAACACTAAGGAAGCAGGAGCAGGTAAGCTCGCCCCGACATGGGAAGGTCCCTACCTGATCACAAAGGTAGTTGGACATGGAGCATACAAGCTACAAACTAAAGAGGGACGCGAAATCAACAACAGCTGGAACACTATCCACTTAAAACAGTATCACTTTTAACTCAATCTagtattctttcattttctttcatcaaTGATCTCACGAGATCTTCATTCAAGCAACATACTGACACTGTCATGCAGGAAGTGTCAGAACTACATTTGGGCTTGATCCCTGCAaagggtatgtaggcagctcCATGGAGCGCAGCCCCCTATCACAACCATTTTTTTACATATACTACGAACATATCAATAACAAATCTAAGTATAAATTGACTAAGTAACTTTATACTTAGATTATGGGGAATAAGATACTAATACTCCATAAGTCATTCAGCCAACCGGCATTCGATACAACAACCATTTTTGCGGATGACTGATTCCTCTTTTGTTCAAGTTAACTGTTGGGGGATGACTGAGTTTGTctcattttatgtatttttagttgTTGTATGGACTTTTTCTTATGTAGTATTGTATCCTGACCTAACTGACCTAGTTTTGTTGTATTCTGACTGGTTGTAACTTGTGTTAGTATTTAGGAACATCCCAGTTATCAGTCTTACCATCCTGAAACTCACTGGCCATTACACTACAACATTGGATCTCAGCCTCCAGCCCAATCACTAACATATGATTCTCCAACGAAGCTACCTCGGTTTCAAGCCATCAACTTGACCAAGAGTCACACTCAGCTTCCTTGGATTCTAGTTGAATCTTTAAGTCGGCTATAAGTTGATCAGACTCCCTCTTGGAATCTTTCAGCCGACCAACTTCACCCCGAAGATCATTTCTTTGACCTATTACTTTCTTTAGAGTTGCCATTAAGGACTTGATTTTCTTCTTCAGCCAAATGACCCCTTGCAAACCCTGAAACATTGAAAAAATATAAGACGACATGAGATATCAGCTAGTCGACACAAACAAAACTAAAGGAAGTCTCCGTACCTGAAACAAATGGGAAACAATAGGTTAACTGACCCATCCATAccgacttgctccatcatttgaTCATCTTCGGGCCACAATAGCTTATCAATCTCTCCTAAGTGAGGCCCAATCTCACTATAAGCAGCAGCATTGGAGGGGAATGAAAGGGCA
It encodes the following:
- the LOC133813910 gene encoding uncharacterized protein LOC133813910, with product MLLVQDLKYRRWLKFDHVWSILKDCEKFTNDNTNSPTRFQQQGRNFNSPHSCSHGFESPTSAPSGMSSFDLNMNDEEVPINLSERPIGVKKAKEKQKSDEQFKKLMDQSQKLVNIIENDNFERNELLRQRLMWLE
- the LOC133817278 gene encoding GDSL esterase/lipase At4g10955, whose translation is MAKRGAEEITNEAVQEKEAHPYAFHVSGPRNVSSLNWRELINSSWKDGNYKRTVIACFIQAVYLLELDRQENRSEENALAPKWWIPFKYKLVQTLVDERDGSIFGAILEWDRSAALSELILIRPSGAPRAVLALRGTLLKSLTFRRDIEDDLRFLAWESLKGSIRFKVALEALKSVAEKYGSSNVCVAGHSLGAGFALQVGKTLAKEGIYVDTHLFNPPSVSLAMSLRNIGEKAGFVWKRFKSMLPSSISETQVNSEEGETSNNNSWKWVSNLYGLKNPGLALGKWVPHLYVNNSDYICCSYTDPDGTTEEENKSNIDKENLRPRTGQMAAKLFVMSKGNQKFLEAHGLEQWWSDDLELNLALHNSKLISRQLKSLYSLPNPAPQTNTGKPSPNNK